One Aegilops tauschii subsp. strangulata cultivar AL8/78 chromosome 7, Aet v6.0, whole genome shotgun sequence genomic window carries:
- the LOC109750124 gene encoding NAC domain-containing protein 43 isoform X1: MSISVNGQSCVPPGFRFHPTEEELLNYYLRKKVASEEIDLDVIRDVDLNKLEPWDIQEKCKIGSGPQNDWYFFSHKDKKYPTGTRTNRATAAGFWKATGRDKAIYNAVKRIGMRKTLVFYKGRAPHGQKSDWIMHEYRLDDPSSTTDAAPTATMVVSAATSSDAGQEDGWVVCRVFKKKHHHKDAGAGSGKRGGGGRDDGGKAARSSSPLYSSDDALDQILHYMGRSCKQEHELSSPRPRTAASRYLRPLETVLGGHGFMKLPPLESPSAAATARTSTTTPLAASGDGNVERELAHAEDLHQPHRDGGITDWAMMDRLVASHLNGQHDASTDQLCFDGTAGHAGGNDALDDTAVNGLAFYSAAATRLLGGAAAGSSDDDLWSFARSAASSERLSHVSP; the protein is encoded by the exons ATGAGCATCTCGGTGAACGGTCAATCGTGTGTGCCGCCGGGGTTCCGTTTCCACCCAACGGAGGAAGAGCTCCTCAACTATTACCTCCGCAAGAAGGTCGCCTCCGAGGAGATCGACCTCGACGTGATCCGCGACGTTGATCTCAACAAGCTCGAGCCATGGGATATCCAAG AGAAATGTAAGATCGGCTCAGGTCCTCAGAACGACTGGTACTTCTTCAGCCACAAGGACAAGAAGTACCCAACGGGAACGCGGACGAACCGGGCGACGGCGGCCGGGTTCTGGAAGGCCACCGGCCGCGACAAGGCTATTTACAACGCCGTCAAACGCATCGGCATGCGCAAGACGCTCGTCTTCTACAAGGGCCGTGCTCCCCATGGCCAGAAGTCCGACTGGATCATGCACGAGTACCGCCTCGACGACCCTTCTTCCACCACGGACGCCGCCCCCACCGCCACCATG GTTGTCAGTGCCGCCACATCGTCGGACGCCGGCCAGGAGGACGGCTGGGTGGTGTGCAGAGTGTTCAAGAAGAAGCACCACCACAAGGATGCGGGGGCCGGAAGTGGCAAGCGCGGCGGCGGGGGAAGAGACGATGGGGGCAAGGCGGCACGCTCCTCCTCGCCGCTCTACTCCAGCGACGATGCGCTTGACCAGATCCTGCACTACATGGGCCGCTCGTGCAAGCAGGAGCACGAGCTTTCCTCGCCGCGCCCGAGAACGGCCGCGTCGCGGTATCTGCGGCCCCTCGAGACGGTTCTCGGCGGCCACGGTTTCATGAAGCTGCCACCGCTGGAGAGCCCCTCGGCGGCGGCCACGGCGCGGACGTCGACTACGACGCCGCTCGCGGCGAGCGGAGATGGAAATGTCGAGCGCGAGCTGGCGCACGCCGAGGACCTGCACCAACCCCACCGCGACGGCGGGATCACGGACTGGGCCATGATGGACCGGCTAGTCGCGTCCCACCTCAATGGCCAGCACGACGCGTCCACAGACCAGCTCTGCTTCGACGGCACCGCCGGCCATGCAGGCGGCAACGACGCCCTCGACGACACGGCCGTCAACGGGCTTGCCTTCTACTCCGCCGCGGCCACAAGGCTTCTCGGAGGGGCCGCCGCCGGTAGCAGCGACGACGACCTGTGGAGCTTCGCCCGATCTGCGGCGTCGTCGGAGCGGCTGAGCCATGTGTCACCGTAA
- the LOC109750124 gene encoding NAC domain-containing protein 43 isoform X2 encodes MSISVNGQSCVPPGFRFHPTEEELLNYYLRKKVASEEIDLDVIRDVDLNKLEPWDIQEKCKIGSGPQNDWYFFSHKDKKYPTGTRTNRATAAGFWKATGRDKAIYNAVKRIGMRKTLVFYKGRAPHGQKSDWIMHEYRLDDPSSTTDAAPTATMPLSLDAAVRHAQVVSAATSSDAGQEDGWVVCRVFKKKHHHKDAGAGSGKRGGGGRDDGGKAARSSSPLYSSDDALDQILHYMGRSCKQEHELSSPRPRTAASRYLRPLETVLGGHGFMKLPPLESPSAAATARTSTTTPLAASGDGNVERELAHAEDLHQPHRDGGITDWAMMDRLVASHLNGQHDASTDQLCFDGTAGHAGGNDALDDTAVNGLAFYSAAATRLLGGAAAGSSDDDLWSFARSAASSERLSHVSP; translated from the exons ATGAGCATCTCGGTGAACGGTCAATCGTGTGTGCCGCCGGGGTTCCGTTTCCACCCAACGGAGGAAGAGCTCCTCAACTATTACCTCCGCAAGAAGGTCGCCTCCGAGGAGATCGACCTCGACGTGATCCGCGACGTTGATCTCAACAAGCTCGAGCCATGGGATATCCAAG AGAAATGTAAGATCGGCTCAGGTCCTCAGAACGACTGGTACTTCTTCAGCCACAAGGACAAGAAGTACCCAACGGGAACGCGGACGAACCGGGCGACGGCGGCCGGGTTCTGGAAGGCCACCGGCCGCGACAAGGCTATTTACAACGCCGTCAAACGCATCGGCATGCGCAAGACGCTCGTCTTCTACAAGGGCCGTGCTCCCCATGGCCAGAAGTCCGACTGGATCATGCACGAGTACCGCCTCGACGACCCTTCTTCCACCACGGACGCCGCCCCCACCGCCACCATG CCTTTGTCTTTGGATGCCGCCGTGCGTCATGCTCAGGTTGTCAGTGCCGCCACATCGTCGGACGCCGGCCAGGAGGACGGCTGGGTGGTGTGCAGAGTGTTCAAGAAGAAGCACCACCACAAGGATGCGGGGGCCGGAAGTGGCAAGCGCGGCGGCGGGGGAAGAGACGATGGGGGCAAGGCGGCACGCTCCTCCTCGCCGCTCTACTCCAGCGACGATGCGCTTGACCAGATCCTGCACTACATGGGCCGCTCGTGCAAGCAGGAGCACGAGCTTTCCTCGCCGCGCCCGAGAACGGCCGCGTCGCGGTATCTGCGGCCCCTCGAGACGGTTCTCGGCGGCCACGGTTTCATGAAGCTGCCACCGCTGGAGAGCCCCTCGGCGGCGGCCACGGCGCGGACGTCGACTACGACGCCGCTCGCGGCGAGCGGAGATGGAAATGTCGAGCGCGAGCTGGCGCACGCCGAGGACCTGCACCAACCCCACCGCGACGGCGGGATCACGGACTGGGCCATGATGGACCGGCTAGTCGCGTCCCACCTCAATGGCCAGCACGACGCGTCCACAGACCAGCTCTGCTTCGACGGCACCGCCGGCCATGCAGGCGGCAACGACGCCCTCGACGACACGGCCGTCAACGGGCTTGCCTTCTACTCCGCCGCGGCCACAAGGCTTCTCGGAGGGGCCGCCGCCGGTAGCAGCGACGACGACCTGTGGAGCTTCGCCCGATCTGCGGCGTCGTCGGAGCGGCTGAGCCATGTGTCACCGTAA